The proteins below come from a single Hyphomicrobium denitrificans ATCC 51888 genomic window:
- the gcvP gene encoding aminomethyl-transferring glycine dehydrogenase: MSADNYDPYDFANRRHIGPSAKEIAEMLAVVGASDLHAMIDATVPQSIRQAEWIDFGKSLSERRALDRLRETASKNRVLTSLIGQGYYGTTMPPAIQRNIFENPAWYTAYSPYQPEISQGRLEALLNFQTLVADLTALDIANASLLDEATAAAEAMAMAHRVSKSEKSIFFVDRDCFPQTIAVIKTRAEPLGWQVKVGDPFNDLDPSEVFGAIFQYPGVCGDCHDFTPVMEALHAAGAIGIVAADPLALTLLKPPGEMGADIAVGSMQRYGVPMGYGGPHAAYMATRDEYKRSLPGRLVGVSVDARGNRAYRLALQTREQHIRRERATSNICTSQVLLAVIASMYAVFHGPAGLRAIAQRVHRDACRLADGLSGLGFKIRPARFFDTITVEVGPYQGLIMKNAVDNGVNLRKVGKDRIGISVDERTRPDTLEAVWRAFGAFDLRYKDEYPPSHLPENLIRTSAYLTHPIFHMNRAESEMTRYMRRLADRDLALDRSMIPLGSCTMKLNATAEMLPISWPEFAEMHPFAPADQAVGYKELIDDLSHKLCVITGYDAISMQPNSGAQGEYAGLLAIRAYHRSRGDEKRTVCLIPSSAHGTNPASAQMCGMSVVVVGTDKNGNIDVEDFRAKANAHRDQLAACMITYPSTHGVFEETVRELCDITHECGGQVYMDGANLNALVGLAKPGEIGSDVSHLNLHKTFCIPHGGGGPGMGPIGVKSHLIPFLPGHPETDGREMTVSAAPYGSASILPISWSYTLLMGGRGLTQATRIAILNANYIAKRLEKAYPILYRGRNGYVAHECIIDTRPLLETSGVTVDDIAKRLIDSGFHAPTMSWPVAGTLMIEPTESETKAELDRFCDAMLSIREEARAIEEGRSDRKNNPLKNAPHTVEDLVGEWDRPYSREVACFPPGAFRVDKYWAPVNRVDNAYGDRNLACSCPPIETYANAAE; the protein is encoded by the coding sequence ATGTCTGCCGATAACTACGATCCCTACGACTTCGCGAACCGCCGCCACATCGGTCCGAGCGCGAAAGAAATCGCCGAGATGCTCGCTGTCGTGGGCGCGTCCGATCTGCATGCAATGATCGACGCAACTGTTCCGCAGTCGATCCGGCAGGCGGAGTGGATCGACTTCGGGAAATCGTTGTCGGAAAGGCGTGCGCTCGATCGCTTGAGGGAAACGGCCAGCAAGAACCGCGTGCTGACGTCGTTGATCGGTCAGGGCTACTACGGCACGACGATGCCGCCTGCGATTCAGCGCAACATTTTCGAGAACCCCGCATGGTACACGGCCTATTCGCCCTACCAGCCGGAAATCAGCCAAGGGCGCCTCGAGGCATTGCTCAACTTTCAAACCCTCGTTGCGGATTTGACGGCTCTCGACATTGCAAACGCTTCGCTGCTCGACGAAGCGACGGCCGCGGCGGAAGCGATGGCGATGGCGCATCGTGTATCGAAATCCGAAAAATCGATCTTCTTCGTCGATCGCGACTGCTTTCCTCAGACGATCGCCGTCATCAAAACGCGGGCCGAGCCGCTCGGCTGGCAGGTGAAGGTCGGCGATCCATTCAACGATCTCGATCCCTCGGAAGTTTTCGGTGCGATCTTCCAATATCCCGGCGTGTGCGGAGATTGCCATGATTTCACACCCGTCATGGAGGCGCTTCACGCAGCGGGAGCAATCGGCATCGTGGCGGCCGATCCCCTCGCGCTCACCCTTTTGAAGCCACCCGGCGAAATGGGTGCCGACATCGCGGTCGGGTCCATGCAGCGCTACGGCGTGCCGATGGGCTACGGCGGTCCGCACGCCGCCTACATGGCGACGCGAGACGAATACAAGCGCAGCCTTCCCGGCCGCCTAGTTGGAGTCTCTGTCGATGCGCGGGGCAACCGGGCTTACCGGCTGGCGCTGCAGACGCGCGAACAGCACATCCGCCGCGAGCGCGCGACATCCAACATCTGCACGTCGCAAGTGCTGCTCGCCGTCATCGCGTCGATGTATGCGGTATTCCACGGACCGGCGGGTCTCAGAGCCATCGCTCAGCGTGTCCATCGCGACGCCTGCCGGCTCGCCGATGGGCTAAGCGGTCTCGGATTCAAAATCCGGCCCGCGCGCTTCTTCGACACCATCACCGTCGAAGTCGGACCTTACCAAGGCCTGATCATGAAGAACGCTGTCGATAACGGCGTCAATCTGCGCAAGGTCGGTAAGGATCGCATCGGGATCTCCGTCGACGAGCGCACGCGGCCGGATACGCTGGAAGCTGTCTGGCGCGCATTTGGCGCCTTTGATCTCCGTTACAAGGACGAATATCCGCCCAGCCATTTGCCCGAGAACCTGATCAGAACATCGGCCTACCTCACGCATCCGATCTTCCACATGAACCGCGCCGAAAGCGAGATGACGCGCTACATGCGCCGCCTCGCCGATCGCGATCTGGCCCTCGATCGTTCTATGATTCCGCTCGGGTCGTGCACGATGAAGCTCAATGCAACGGCTGAGATGTTGCCGATCTCATGGCCGGAATTCGCGGAGATGCATCCATTCGCGCCGGCCGATCAGGCCGTCGGATACAAGGAACTGATCGACGATCTATCGCACAAGCTTTGCGTCATCACAGGATATGACGCGATCTCGATGCAGCCGAATTCCGGCGCTCAAGGCGAATACGCAGGCCTGCTTGCAATCCGCGCCTATCACAGAAGTCGGGGCGACGAAAAACGCACGGTCTGCCTCATACCGTCATCGGCGCACGGGACCAATCCCGCGTCGGCGCAGATGTGCGGCATGTCCGTTGTCGTCGTCGGTACCGACAAGAACGGCAACATCGACGTCGAGGATTTCCGCGCCAAGGCCAACGCGCATCGCGACCAGCTCGCTGCGTGCATGATCACGTATCCGTCGACGCACGGCGTGTTTGAGGAAACCGTTCGCGAACTTTGCGATATCACGCACGAGTGCGGCGGACAGGTTTATATGGACGGCGCCAACCTCAATGCGCTCGTCGGCTTGGCGAAACCCGGAGAGATCGGCTCGGACGTCAGCCACCTCAATCTTCATAAGACATTCTGCATCCCGCATGGCGGCGGCGGCCCCGGCATGGGTCCGATTGGAGTCAAATCGCACCTCATTCCGTTTCTTCCCGGTCATCCGGAAACGGATGGACGCGAGATGACCGTTTCCGCGGCTCCCTACGGTTCCGCATCGATCCTGCCGATCTCCTGGAGCTATACATTGCTGATGGGGGGACGCGGGCTAACGCAGGCGACGCGCATCGCCATTCTCAATGCGAACTACATCGCGAAACGGCTCGAAAAGGCATACCCTATTCTTTATCGCGGCCGAAACGGATACGTCGCGCACGAATGCATCATCGATACGCGACCGCTGCTCGAAACCTCGGGAGTGACGGTGGACGATATCGCGAAACGCTTGATCGATTCAGGCTTCCACGCGCCGACCATGAGCTGGCCGGTCGCCGGTACTCTGATGATCGAGCCGACAGAGTCGGAAACCAAAGCCGAGCTGGATCGCTTCTGCGACGCCATGCTGTCGATCCGCGAGGAAGCGCGCGCCATTGAAGAAGGGCGAAGCGATCGCAAGAACAATCCGCTCAAGAATGCGCCGCACACTGTCGAGGATCTGGTCGGCGAGTGGGATCGTCCCTATTCGCGTGAAGTCGCGTGCTTCCCGCCCGGCGCGTTCCGGGTCGACAAATACTGGGCTCCCGTCAACCGCGTCGACAACGCCTATGGCGACCGCAATCTCGCATGCTCGTGCCCGCCGATAGAAACTTACGCGAACGCCGCGGAATGA
- the gcvT gene encoding glycine cleavage system aminomethyltransferase GcvT has product MSADELSKSPLKRTPLYDAHVEAGARMVPFAGYEMPVQYSLGIIAEHTWTRNHASLFDISHMGQAVVTAADGKHETVARALEALVPADIVELVPGQQRYSQLLNASGGVIDDLMVTRPEESDESGRLILVLNASRKDIDIEHIARQLCEGTRIESCPDLALLALQGPKSGDVLEPICPDSRKLAFMQATRTQIAGCDCFVSRSGYTGEDGFEISVGASDAVTLWRALLANDEVRPCGLGARDSLRLEAGLCLYGHELDETISPVEAGLTWSIPKRRRTGGFPGAERILGEISASPARTRVGLHFIGRAPAREGAKILSKMGDEIGVVTSGGYSPTLKQPIALAYVPPEYASADTPLTVIVRGEPLDAKVVPLPFVPHRYRRA; this is encoded by the coding sequence ATGTCCGCTGATGAACTGTCAAAATCCCCGCTGAAAAGAACTCCGCTCTACGACGCGCATGTCGAAGCCGGTGCGCGAATGGTGCCGTTCGCCGGCTACGAAATGCCGGTTCAGTATTCGCTTGGTATCATTGCCGAACATACCTGGACTCGGAATCACGCGAGCCTTTTCGACATCAGCCACATGGGGCAGGCCGTCGTTACGGCAGCCGACGGCAAGCACGAGACCGTCGCGCGTGCGCTCGAAGCTCTCGTTCCGGCGGATATCGTTGAACTCGTGCCCGGGCAGCAGCGCTACTCCCAGCTGCTCAATGCTTCAGGCGGCGTCATCGACGATCTGATGGTGACGCGTCCGGAAGAGTCGGACGAAAGCGGCCGGCTCATTCTCGTTCTGAACGCGTCTCGCAAGGACATCGATATCGAGCACATCGCGCGCCAGCTTTGCGAAGGTACGCGGATTGAATCATGCCCGGACCTCGCTCTGCTGGCTTTGCAAGGCCCGAAAAGCGGCGATGTCCTCGAGCCGATATGCCCCGACAGCAGAAAGCTCGCTTTCATGCAGGCGACGCGCACGCAGATCGCAGGTTGCGATTGTTTCGTCAGCCGCTCGGGATACACCGGCGAGGATGGCTTCGAAATCTCGGTTGGCGCAAGCGATGCGGTGACGTTGTGGCGAGCGCTTCTCGCAAACGACGAAGTCCGCCCGTGCGGACTGGGCGCGAGAGATTCGCTCCGTCTCGAAGCGGGCCTCTGCCTCTATGGACATGAACTCGACGAAACGATCTCACCCGTCGAGGCGGGGTTGACATGGTCGATACCCAAACGTCGCCGTACGGGCGGATTCCCGGGCGCCGAGCGTATCCTCGGCGAGATATCGGCATCGCCTGCGCGCACCCGCGTCGGCCTTCATTTTATTGGTCGTGCGCCCGCGCGCGAGGGCGCTAAAATACTTTCGAAAATGGGTGATGAAATAGGCGTCGTAACTTCAGGCGGATATTCGCCGACGCTCAAGCAGCCAATCGCGCTCGCGTATGTTCCGCCGGAATACGCGAGCGCGGACACGCCATTGACGGTCATCGTGCGCGGCGAACCGCTCGACGCAAAAGTCGTGCCCTTGCCTTTCGTGCCGCACCGCTACCGGCGCGCGTAA
- a CDS encoding biliverdin-producing heme oxygenase — protein MTDTAVLDNPASTRSKRLKAATQETHDKLDKAIMAGEPFASRERYALFVKVQHGFHRDIEALYDDATLDDLLPDLKGRRRIALIKRDLADLGAQAPAIAAPPMFTAGASVDLPTALGWLYVAEGSNLGAAFLLKDALKLGLTETFGASHLAGAPEGRGLHWRTFTAALDDVSLSDENEARVIAGAEAAFNRVHGLVREVFSAAG, from the coding sequence ATGACAGACACTGCCGTTCTGGACAATCCGGCATCCACGCGCTCAAAGCGGCTGAAAGCGGCGACGCAGGAAACCCATGACAAGCTCGATAAAGCGATCATGGCGGGCGAGCCATTCGCGAGTCGCGAGCGCTATGCGCTTTTCGTCAAGGTGCAGCACGGCTTCCACCGGGACATCGAGGCACTGTACGACGACGCGACGCTCGATGATCTGCTGCCTGATCTGAAGGGCCGCCGCAGGATCGCGCTCATCAAGCGGGATCTTGCCGATCTTGGAGCGCAAGCTCCGGCAATCGCTGCGCCGCCGATGTTCACGGCCGGCGCTTCGGTAGACCTGCCGACGGCGCTCGGCTGGCTTTACGTCGCAGAGGGATCGAACCTCGGCGCCGCGTTCCTGCTGAAGGACGCGCTGAAGCTCGGACTGACGGAAACATTCGGCGCTTCCCATCTTGCCGGCGCTCCGGAAGGACGCGGGTTGCACTGGCGCACTTTCACGGCGGCCCTCGACGATGTTTCGCTGTCGGATGAGAACGAAGCGCGCGTCATCGCCGGTGCGGAGGCTGCTTTCAACCGCGTGCATGGATTGGTGCGAGAGGTCTTTTCAGCCGCCGGTTGA
- a CDS encoding SET domain-containing protein: protein MPAPFRLAVHRSHSGRGLFAEERIRKGSCVIEYIGRPATPRQMKLNRGKYLFWTSDTTMIDGNIPANVARFINHSCAPNCEIEIRRRRIYVIALRAIEPGEELSYDYGQEYFDMHLAGRCRCPKCSEA from the coding sequence ATGCCTGCACCCTTTCGTCTTGCCGTCCACCGGTCGCACAGCGGCAGGGGGCTTTTCGCTGAAGAGCGCATTCGGAAGGGCTCGTGCGTCATCGAATATATCGGACGTCCGGCCACGCCCAGGCAGATGAAGTTGAACCGCGGCAAGTATCTCTTCTGGACGAGCGATACGACCATGATCGACGGCAACATCCCCGCGAACGTCGCCCGCTTCATAAATCATTCGTGCGCGCCGAATTGCGAAATCGAGATCCGTAGGCGTCGCATTTATGTAATCGCTCTCCGTGCCATCGAGCCGGGCGAAGAGCTTTCCTACGACTATGGGCAGGAATATTTCGACATGCATCTCGCAGGACGCTGTCGCTGCCCGAAGTGTTCCGAGGCATAA
- the gcvH gene encoding glycine cleavage system protein GcvH, giving the protein MLKYTEEHEWLNVEGDIATIGITQHAATQLGDLVFVELPKIGASLKKGAAAAVVESVKTASDVYAPLDGSVVEINQPVADDPTIISADPLGRGWLYKLRVANLADLDGFLDEAAYANLIA; this is encoded by the coding sequence GTGCTGAAATATACCGAAGAGCATGAATGGCTGAATGTCGAAGGTGACATCGCCACCATCGGAATTACGCAACACGCGGCGACGCAGCTCGGCGATCTCGTATTCGTCGAGTTGCCGAAAATCGGCGCGAGCTTGAAGAAGGGCGCCGCCGCCGCCGTCGTTGAGTCTGTGAAGACAGCATCCGACGTCTATGCGCCGCTCGACGGCAGTGTCGTCGAGATCAATCAGCCTGTCGCCGACGATCCGACCATCATCTCGGCCGATCCGCTGGGTCGTGGCTGGCTCTACAAGCTTCGCGTCGCCAACCTGGCCGACCTCGATGGCTTCCTCGATGAAGCCGCCTACGCAAACCTCATTGCTTAA